One Brassica napus cultivar Da-Ae chromosome C2, Da-Ae, whole genome shotgun sequence DNA window includes the following coding sequences:
- the LOC106428482 gene encoding uncharacterized protein LOC106428482 codes for MSNSLEEPIEDDTSDSVPHLREDNESVRLVVVTHEASSQPETVSQSEEMQSRNLMWWFKALCLCALTLLLTLVFAKWGVPFVFQKVLIPILQWEATAFGRPMLFIVLLLSLALFPVFLIPSGPSMWLAGMIFGYGLGFVIIMVGTTVGMVLPYLIGLMFRDRLHQWLKRWPRQAAVLRLAAEGSWFHQFRVVAIFRISPFPYTIFNYAIVVTSMRFWPYLFGSIAGMVPEAFIYIYSGRLLRTFADVQYGHQRLTTVEIVYNVISLIIAVVTTVAFTVYAKRALRELQNADANESGDIEVRNEARFEMKNVVQHEDSHRGLGSSHALP; via the exons ATGTCAAATTCATTGGAAGAGCCAATAGAAGATGATACCTCGGACTCTGTTCCTCACTTGAGGGAAGATAATGAATCTGTTCGGCTAGTTGTTGTAACccatgaagcttcttctcaacCTGAAACCGTATCTCAATCAGAAGAGATGCAGAGTAGAAACTTGATGTGGTGGTTTAAAGCTTTGTGTCTATGTGCACTTACTCTCTTGCTCACTCTTGTCTTCGCCAAATGGGGAGTTCCCTTTGTATTCCAAAAG GTTCTTATTCCGATCTTACAATGGGAAGCAACTGCATTCGGCCGTCCTATGCTCTTCATTGTCCTCCTTCTTTCCTTAGCCTTGTTCCCCGTCTTCTTGATCCCTTCTGGTCCATCCATGTGGTTAGCCGGGATGATTTTCGGTTACGGTCTCGGCTTCGTTATCATCATGGTTGGAACCACTGTTGGCATGGTTCTTCCTTACTTAATCGGCCTAATGTTTCGTGATCGCCTCCAT CAATGGTTAAAAAGATGGCCTCGTCAAGCAGCTGTGCTTAGACTAGCTGCAGAAGGGAGCTGGTTCCATCAGTTCAGAGTCGTGGCTATCTTTCGGATCTCGCCGTTTCCTTACACCATCTTCAACTACGCGATCGTTGTGACAAGCATGAGGTTCTGGCCTTACTTGTTTGGTTCCATAGCAGGAATGGTACCTGAAGCTTTCATCTACATTTACAG CGGCCGGTTGCTCAGAACATTCGCTGATGTGCAGTACGGACATCAACGTCTGACAACGGTAGAGATTGTGTACAACGTAATCTCCTTGATCATTGCGGTTGTGACCACTGTGGCTTTCACTGTGTACGCTAAAAGGGCTTTGAGGGAGCTGCAAAACGCAGATGCTAATGAAAGTGGAGATATTGAGGTAAGGAATGAGGCgaggtttgagatgaagaaCGTTGTTCAACATGAAGATAGTCATCGGGGTTTGGGTTCTTCTCATGCATTGCCTTAA